GGGCATGTGCAGGTAGACCTGACTGGGGAACTTGCCGTCTGTCTGCGGAATCTGCAAGCCCAGCCGGGCCTGATGGTTCACGAGTATGGGGCCGGAGAGGTTAAGGGCAGTTTTTTCCGGCTCACCCTTGGGGATGCTGACGGTAACCAGCACGGCCACCTGCCGGATGTTCTGCAGGCGCAGGAGCTTCTGTTCCGCCTCACCCACACGGATGGGGTAGTCTTCCAGAAAGCTGTACGGGTCTGCCACCAGAAGGCCGAGACGGGGATCATCCATGCTTTGCAGCACGAGAAAGGGCGAGCCTTCCTTGAGTTGCAGCAGGGTGAAGTCGTGCTTGTCCTCAAAGCCCATGAGTCCACGGGGAAAGTATATGACCTTATCCATGGACACCACTTGCCTGCCGAGGCGCGTATGAACTATCTTTTCGTTTTTCCTTGCCATATCTGCGTAGCCGCCAGAAGATCCGCGTCGCTTGTTTCGAGTGACAGACGGTTTTGTTCCTTAACACGCAAGTACACTTCTTCCCGGTACACGGTCATATCTTCCGGCACGTCAAGGCCAAGCTTTATCTGCTTGCCCTGCACGCTCAGCACCGTGATTTTTATGTTGTCGCCCAAGTGCAGGCTTTCGCCGGGGCGCCGGGTTAGGATGAGCATAGGTGTTAGATGAAGTTGGTAAGGTTCATTTGCATAATCTGCGCGGAAGACTTGAGAACACTGTTGTAGATGAGCTGCTGCTGGGCCAGCTTGGTCATCAGTTCTGCCACATCGATGTCCTCAATATTGCTCATTCTTGCTTTTTCGTCCAGTTGAATGGTGTCCAGCACATTGCCCACCACTTCCAGCCGGTTTTCGCG
This region of Desulfovibrio psychrotolerans genomic DNA includes:
- the csrA gene encoding carbon storage regulator CsrA, which produces MLILTRRPGESLHLGDNIKITVLSVQGKQIKLGLDVPEDMTVYREEVYLRVKEQNRLSLETSDADLLAATQIWQGKTKR
- the fliW gene encoding flagellar assembly protein FliW; the encoded protein is MARKNEKIVHTRLGRQVVSMDKVIYFPRGLMGFEDKHDFTLLQLKEGSPFLVLQSMDDPRLGLLVADPYSFLEDYPIRVGEAEQKLLRLQNIRQVAVLVTVSIPKGEPEKTALNLSGPILVNHQARLGLQIPQTDGKFPSQVYLHMPKE